One genomic window of Erinaceus europaeus chromosome 7, mEriEur2.1, whole genome shotgun sequence includes the following:
- the FZD7 gene encoding frizzled-7 produces the protein MPLHPQPEMRDPGASAARLPLGLCSLVLALLGALLAGTGAQPYHGEKGISVPDHGFCQPISIPLCTDIAYNQTILPNLLGHTNQEDAGLEVHQFYPLVKVQCSPELRFFLCSMYAPVCTVLDQAIPPCRSLCERARQGCEALMNKFGFQWPERLRCENFPVHGAGEICVGQNTSDGSGGAGGGPTAYPTAPYMPDLPFTALSPGASYGRGRPSFPFSCPRQLKVPPYLGYRFLGERDCGAPCEPGRANGLMYFKEEERRFARLWVGVWSVLCCASTLFTVLTYLVDMRRFSYPERPIIFLSGCYFMVAVAHVAGFLLEDRAVCVERFSDDGYRTVAQGTKKEGCTILFMVLYFFGMASSIWWVILSLTWFLAAGMKWGHEAIEANSQYFHLAAWAVPAVKTITILAMGQVDGDLLSGVCYVGLSSVDALRGFVLAPLFVYLFIGTSFLLAGFVSLFRIRTIMKHDGTKTEKLEKLMVRIGVFSVLYTVPATIVLACYFYEQAFREHWERTWLLQTCKSYAVPCPPGHFPPMSPDFTVFMIKYLMTMIVGITTGFWIWSGKTLQSWRRFYHRLSHSSKGETAV, from the coding sequence ATGCCGCTGCATCCGCAGCCGGAGATGCGGGACCCCGGCGCGTCCGCGGCGCGCTTGCCCCTGGGGCTGTGCTCCCTGGTGCTTGCGCTCTTGGGCGCGCTGCTCGCGGGCACGGGGGCGCAGCCTTACCACGGCGAGAAGGGCATCTCTGTGCCCGACCACGGCTTCTGCCAGCCCATCTCCATCCCGCTGTGCACAGACATCGCCTATAACCAGACCATCCTGCCCAACCTGCTGGGCCACACGAACCAGGAGGACGCGGGCCTGGAGGTGCACCAGTTCTACCCGCTGGTGAAGGTGCAGTGCTCGCCCGAGCTGCGCTTCTTTCTGTGCTCCATGTACGCGCCCGTGTGCACCGTGCTGGACCAGGCCATCCCGCCGTGCCGTTCTCTGTGCGAGCGCGCCCGCCAGGGCTGCGAGGCGCTCATGAACAAGTTCGGCTTCCAGTGGCCGGAGCGGCTGCGCTGCGAGAACTTCCCGGTGCACGGAGCTGGGGAGATCTGCGTGGGCCAGAACACCTCCGACGGCTCCGGGGGCGCGGGCGGCGGGCCCACCGCCTACCCCACCGCACCCTACATGCCAGACCTGCCTTTCACCGCGCTGTCCCCGGGGGCCTCCTACGGCCGGGGCcgcccctccttccctttctcgtGCCCGCGCCAGCTCAAGGTGCCCCCCTACTTGGGCTACCGCTTCCTGGGCGAGCGCGACTGCGGCGCCCCGTGCGAGCCGGGCCGCGCCAACGGCCTCATGTACttcaaggaggaggagaggcgcTTCGCCCGCCTCTGGGTGGGCGTGTGGTCGGTGCTGTGCTGCGCCTCGACTCTCTTCACCGTGCTCACCTACCTCGTGGACATGCGGCGCTTCAGCTACCCCGAGCGGCCCATCATCTTCCTGTCGGGCTGCTACTTCATGGTGGCCGTGGCGCACGTGGCCGGCTTCCTGCTGGAGGACCGCGCCGTGTGCGTGGAGCGCTTCTCCGACGACGGCTACCGCACGGTGGCGCAGGGCACCAAGAAGGAGGGCTGCACCATCCTCTTCATGGTGCTCTACTTCTTCGGCATGGCCAGCTCCATCTGGTGGGTCATCCTGTCGCTCACCTGGTTCCTGGCGGCCGGCATGAAGTGGGGCCACGAGGCCATCGAGGCCAACTCCCAGTACTTCCACCTGGCCGCCTGGGCGGTGCCCGCCGTCAAGACCATCACCATCCTGGCCATGGGCCAGGTGGACGGCGACCTGCTCAGCGGCGTGTGCTACGTGGGCCTGTCCAGCGTGGACGCGCTGCGGGGCTTCGTGCTGGCGCCCCTGTTCGTCTACCTCTTCATTGGCACGTCCTTCCTGCTGGCAGGCTTCGTGTCACTGTTCCGCATCCGCACCATCATGAAGCACGATGGCACCAAGACGGAGAAGCTGGAGAAGCTCATGGTGCGCATCGGCGTCTTCTCGGTGCTGTACACCGTGCCCGCCACCATCGTGCTGGCCTGCTACTTCTACGAGCAGGCCTTCCGCGAACACTGGGAGCGCACCTGGCTCCTGCAAACCTGCAAGAGCTACGCCGTGCCCTGCCCTCCCGGCCACTTCCCGCCTATGAGCCCCGACTTCACTGTCTTCATGATCAAGTACCTGATGACCATGATTGTGGGCATCACCACCGGCTTCTGGATCTGGTCCGGCAAGACCCTGCAGTCGTGGAGGCGCTTCTACCACCGACTCAGTCACAGCAGTAAGGGGGAGACCGCGGTATGA